In Lactiplantibacillus pentosus, the sequence CGATTATTCAAACGACCTTTTTGATCGATTGGCACCTTCCGTTTGCCATTCAGTGCCGTCGCCTGATCTAAGTATTCGACCCAGAGGATTTCTGGATCGTTAGTGGTATACATTTCCTTCGCTTTACCCGCGTATAATAACGTTTCTTTTTCAATCGCTGCCGTCATACTCATTGTTCCCCTTTCAGAATTGAAACTGATGCCAATGCTGCGTCAATATTGTGATTTAACACGGTGACGTGGCCCATCTTCCGTTGCGACTTGATCGCCGCCTTGCCGTAATCATGAAAATGCCATTCGGGATGGTTGATCAACTGCTGCCGAGCAAGTGTCAAATCATCGCCCAGTAAGTTACGCATCACTGCTGGACTGGTCTGGACCACAGCGGGAATCGGTAACCCACAAATGCTACGAATATGTGCTTCAAATTGTGAAATGTTGCAAGCTTCAATCGTATAGTGGCCCGAGTTATGGGGTCGCGGCGCTAGCTCATTCACAATTAAAGTGTCATCTGGTAAGACAAAGAATTCGATGCCGAGAACCCCTCTTAATTCAAGCGCCTCAGCAATTGAAACCGCGATTTTACGCGCAGCGGCGTGGACACTCGCTTGCACGTTCGCAGGGGCAATCGTGGTGTGCAGAATATGATGTTGATGTTGGTTTTCAACGAGTGGGAAGGTCGTCACGACATCCGCTGCACTGCGCGTCACCATCATCGAAACTTCCGTCTGAAATTCTTGGCGTGCTTCCAAAATACAAGGATGGGCGAGCAGCGCCTCCGCTTCCGGTGTAATGGTCGTTGATGCTAAATCAGCTTGGCCGTGGCCGTCGTAACCGCCCGCCGCCGTTTTGAGAATGGCCGGGGTGCCGACCCGGTTTAACGCATAATTCAAGGATTGACGGTCATTGACTGGTGCAAATGGTGTGACTGGAATGCCATGGTCATGTAAGAATTGTTTTTCGTTCAGCCGGTCACCCGTAATATGCAGTAATTCGGTTCCCTGTGGTAATTGGGCGTATGCTTGAGCCGCCTTCAAGGCCGTCTCATCAACGTTCTCGAATTCATAGGTCAACACATCACTCCGCCGCGCTAAATCGAGTAAGGCGGCCTCGTCATCATAAGCCGCAACAATTTGAAAGTCCGCGACTTGAGCGGCTGGCGCTTTGGGCGTCGGATCTAAGACACCAACTTGATAGCCCATCGCTTTGGCGCTTAGTGTCATCATCTGTCCAAGCTGCCCCCCACCGACGATGCCAATGGTGGCTGGTGGTAAAATCGGCTGTTTAAAACTGGCGTTCACTTTGCTCAGCCTCCTGACGTTGTTTGTCTCGAAAATCACTGATTGCTTGTTGGACTGCTGGCTCGCGTAGCCCAATAATTTGAGCGGCCATCAAAGCGGCGTTTTTGGCACCAGCCTCTCCGATTGCCATCGTGGCTACGGGAACCCCCGCTGGCATTTGAACGATTGAGAGTAATGAATCGACCCCGTTCAACGCCTTCGTCTTAATTGGCACCCCGATAACTGGAAGGACGGTATTGGCAGCCAACATTCCAGGAAGATGAGCGGCTCCACCGGCACCCGCAATAATGACTTGTAGTCCCCGCTCAGCAGCCTGTTCGCCATACGTCTGCAACGTCTGCGGCATCCGATGTGCCGAAATGACGTGGCGCTCGTACGAAACACCCATTGCTGTTAACCGTTCGGCGGCCAATTGCATCGTTGGCCAATCCGAAATTGATCCCATCACTAACCCAACTTTTGCCATCACGATCCCTCTTTCTCTGTTTTCACCATTAGTTTAGCAACCAGCTGGTCCGCTGTCAACGAATTTCTTAACTTTATTGATTAATTAACGTTTTAATGTTCGCGTTACTATCCGACACAATTTTGCTAATATTTCTTCATTTCCCAACACAAACCGCTATTTTAGTTAATTTACAGCTATTTTAGCGAATCATCTTCCACCCCTTCTCAGGGCTCGCCATAATAATATTAATATTATAATTACCGAACAATCCCTGATTGCACAAAAAAAGAAGCTTTCAAGCATTGGTGGACTTGAAAGCTTCTTAAAACACATTCGATTATTTGGCTGAAGCACCGGATACATCATCAACGGCTGGTTCTTCAGGCTTAGTTGGTTCTGCTGCCGTATCGGCTGAAGCGCCGGAAACGTCATCGACAGCGGGTTGTTCTTCCGTATCCGCAGAAGCACCGGATACATCATCTGGTTTAGTTTCCTTGGCTTTAGAAGAAGCACCAGAAACCGCGTCAGTCTTCGCATCTGGATCAGGTGCTAACATCTGTCCAGTCTGCTTCAAGTAATACTTCACGATTGGTAATAAGTCGAGGACAAACTCGTTGATGCCTTTGTATTCGCCCTTGTCGTCATGTAAGGCTTGGTAGTAATGCATGACATACTTATTTGGAATCCCGGGTACCGGTAACTTGAAGAGGTCAGTCTCACCGGTCCGCAGCATGTGAACCGCACGTTTAACCCCAGGAACGGCCCGCTTAGGATGGCAGTCTGCTAACGGGTTACCGGCTTGTGCTGGCGTCCGTGAGGCTAACATCTTGTCGCCGTCCATCTGGTGGTTATAGTAGAGGAACTGGTTGTTGGCATCGGCATAAGTTAATTCCATCGGCATCGAGTTTAAGAACCAGTTCAACTGGTTGACCGTCAATACCCCACGGTCTAACTTAACGTAGTCGTCACCTTCAGCGGCGTGGGTCTTAGCTGCTGCTTGTTCGACCCAGTCAGCGGCATGCATGTTGACGCCTTTAATGGTCGTCTCAACTTCGCCCTTCGCTTCTAGGTCTTCATTCTTCCAGTCATCCGCATGTGCTTCTTTGTCCATCGCATTGACCATCTTAACAAACTTGAGGAACTTACCTAACGTTTCTTGTAAAAATGAAACGGTGCGGGCGTCTTTTAAATTGTTTTGATCATCAAAGGCTTGCTTGACTTCACCTAATAAGAATTCATTACCCGGCATGACCACTGCGTCCACACCAGGAGATTCCAAGATCTGCCGTAAGTTCAACTGTGCCCGTGAAGAGCCTTGGTCATAATATGAAGCACCCACAATCAAGACTGGTTTGCCGGACATTGGATGAATCTTGAATGATAACCATTCGATGACACTCTTCAAGGCAGCGGTAATCGTGTGGTTGTGTTCAGGCGTCGCAATAATGACCCCATCTGCTTGCATAATTTTCCGCTTCAGATATTGAACGGCTTCGCCTTCCGTCTGGTCATCACTTTGGTTAAACATCGGCACGTCTTGAATGTCCAAGATTTCAACGTCCACCATGTCACTAAAATGATTAGCGATAAACTTCAACAATAACCGATTATAAGACTTATCTTCAATTGACCCTGCAATTCCAACTAATTTCATACGTCTCGCCCTCTCTATAGTTTTTCCCAATCCATGTCGCGAACTTCTTGGTACGTCGTTGCGTTCGCGTTCTTAAGCTTTTTCGTGATTTCGACAAACATCTGGAAGTCAGCGAATAACCCGTCTAACTTAGCCACCTGTTGGTCATCTACCAAGTCGCCGTCATCATCGAATGCTTGTAATGAATGGCCGAGCATAAATTCAGAACTTGGCATGATGCGCGCGCGTAATTCAGGTGAGTCCAACACTTGTCGCAAATGCGCTTGCGCCCGTGAAGTCCCTAGTGCCCCATAAGAAGCCCCTAGAATCATCACTGGCTTGTCCACAAATGGTTGAATATGGAATGAAAGCCATTCCAATGCATTTAACAGCACAGCTGGCGCCGAATGGTCATATTCAGGCGTACTGATGATAACCCCATCAGCGGCGTCGATTTTAGCGGCCATCCCCTGAGCTTGTTCTGGAATCTGCCGGTTTTCTGGCTTATTAAAAATCGGTAGCCCCTTAATTTCCATTAATTCGATTTCTGCTTGATCCGCATAGTGGGCCTGCATGTATTGCAATAACTTGCGGTTCGTCGATTCATCTGAATTGGTACCAACCATTGCGATAAATTTATGCATCGAAAACAACTCCTTCTATACTCAAATAGTCAAATATTATATATTTTCTAAATTAACAATTATATTGTAATGGATTTCACTAAAGAAAGCAAAACAATTTTAAGCGCTTTCAGTTAAATTTAATAAATAACTGAATTAACTTATCTCAAGTCTTTTCGCTTGTTTAAGTCGATTCAGTTGTCTACGCGGCTGCTGACAAAAATCGCCATTTAACCGGATTTTTCACAAAGTATTAGGGTGCAACCAATAAATCAATCAATTGGTCGCGGTCAATGTTACCAAAATATTGGCTCAAATCGAGGGGTGCCAGCGCGGTCGCAATCGCCTGCCGTTCGTATTTGACGCCAATTAGGTGGTCAATGACGGGGTCAACCGGTTGCGCACCAAAGAAGTCACCGTAAATCGTGACGGTTTTGATTCGGCCCGCATCCACGTTGAGTTGAAACTCGACCGTCCCCGCATCAAAATGGCGCCGTTGTTTGATCGTAAAGGCCGGTGATTGCCCGTAGATCCAGTCCCAATTTTTGAAATACTGCTGATTGAGTTCAGCGATGCCCGCACGAGCCTCATCATCAAGCTGGTAGGTCTTCGCCTGCTTCAAATCAGTCACCCCGAGGATTTCACGTGCCAGCGTATCCCGGAATTCTTCGATGGTCAGCTGCTGTTACTCGGGTGCCATGTACGGCTTCAAATTAGTGACCCGACTGCGAACGGACTTAATACCTTTCGATGCGAGCTTGTCCTTAGGTACCGTCAGCGCCTTCGCAATCTGGCTTTGGTCGACATCATACATCAATGTGCCGTGTGAGAACATCCGGCCATTTTCAACGTGCATCGCGTTACCAGAGAATTTCTTACCGTCAATCAACAAGTCATTGCGGCCGCTCATCGTCGCACCGGTCGCCCCCATTGCGTGCAAGGCGTTGAGAACCGGTGCGGTAAAGCGTTTGAAATTACCGAACCCGTCACCGTCGTCTTTGGTAATAAAACTAAAGCTAACATTGCCTAAATCATCATAGACCGCGCCACCGCCAGACGTCCGGCGCGTCAAAATAATATGCTGCTGTTTCACATAGTCCTGATTGATCTCCGCAACAACGTTTTGGTATCGACCCACGATAATGCATGGCGAATTAATATAAAAATACAGAATTGGTTCGGTCAAATCTGCGTGAGTCATCAAATAGGTCTCAATCGCGAGATTCGTCCGAATATCATGACTAGAACTTGCTAAATAGCGCATCGTCACACTTCCTATTCCAAATAGATTCGTTGCAAATCCTTGATTTCATTATTGGTCAGCTTCAACTCAGTATGCAAATAGTGCGTCAAATTACCAGATTGGCGCTTAATTTCGGTCATTGCAGCATCTAAATAAGCCGGATCAACTGACCACAGCGCACGAATACTTTCAATCGTTTCCGCTGAAGCACCTTGAGCCTTGGCAGCTGCCATCGCGCCGTTGATTCGGCCAATCGACGCTTGGTTGGTCAGTAAATAATCTTGTTTGATGGTCGCGAAATCGACACCCAGCGCCGTTAATAAGTACACGGCGCCCATGCCAGTCCGGTCCTTACCGGCTGTACAATGGAATAACAGCGTTGAATCAGGTTGGTCATTCGCTAGTAAGTTATCGAAGAACCGGCGATACTCATCCTTAGCGTGCTGTTCATCTGCGACCATCCGATAAACCTTGAGCATGTGTTTGAAGCCACTATCCGGATGTTTCTCCAAGTTCGCAGTCATCTTGTCCGTGCCATCTGAATTACGCGTCTCATCGACGTTAAAGACCGGTGCATAGACGTACTTAGCATTAGCTGGCACCCGGTCAGGCGCATCTAATACTTCTTTTGGTGAACGAAAGTCGATGTCATAGCGAACACCATAGTCGTCCAATTGCGCTTGGCCAGCCGGCGTGAGTTGGTCGAGGCCACCCGTCCGAATCACTTTATGCCACTTGACCGTGCGTCCGTCTTTAGTCGCGTAACCACCGAGTTCGCGAAAGTTGATACCACCTGGTACCGTTAATACACGTTGATTTGTCATTGTTGAAGCCACCTATCTGTTGTCATTTCAACTCCTATTCTAACATTGTCTTCCCCTCAATCGGGTGCCAATTGTCTGATTGTTGTTTTTTAACACCCGATGTGCGGTTGAATTTGCAGGTTGCAGCTGATTCACCACCGATTATGATTGGGTGTTATAATGTTTACAGATTCAGACGTTCGTGGCTGTTTGGTTCAAGTTAGACCGGGTCACAGCGCGCTAAAATTTATCACGGGTTTTATTAACGGAGGATTTACGATGACATTTGACTACGCACACCAAACCGACTGGCCGATGACTAGTGGTAAGCACCAATCACCAATTGATATTCAAACCAGCAAAACGCAGGATTCACAACTTTCAGCCATTAGCTGGCGTGGTTTATACCAAGCACAATCGATTACTGGCGAAGCAACGACACTCAAAGCGCACGGGATTGGTGCGGCCTACTTGAATGACCGCGATTTCACCTTCCAACAGCTGCATTTCCACACGCCAGCCGAACACCTGATTGACGGCCAAGCTGCGCCCATCGAATGGCATTTGGTTCACCGAAGCGCTACCGGTCAGTTAGCCGTGGTCGCCGTCTTTGGCCGCATTGGCAAGCCTAACCAGTCATTTCAGGGTTTATTAGACCAATTTACGCCTGAAGCAAGCCATGACCTCACTGAACCAGTCAATCTGACCGAACTACTCCCAGACACCGGGACGGTCTATCACTACCTCGGTTCATTGACGACGCCACCACTTAGCGAAACGGTCGAATGGTACGTTTGCGCCGACACGGTCATGATTGGTGAAGAACAGCTGGCTGCTTATCAACGATTATTTGCCGCAAATAACCGGGCAATTCAACCACTCAATGACCGACCAATTATTGCCGAACGCTTCTAAAATAAATGCTTAATGGGGTGAGCATATGCCAAAAAAGGTAATCTGGGGATTAATTGCCTGTGGCTTATTCCTGCTAATGATTATTGGGTTAGGCTTGACGACCCAGATTCATCAGGATCAGACGAACCACGTGGTGACCAAACAAAAACGACCGCTGATCATGATTGGCGGCAGTAGTAGTAGCCTGACGGATTTTGATGACATTATTCGTTCGCTCAACAAAACGGATCGGCATCCGTTGATTCGGGTGACCGTTACTGCTGATCAACAACTGAAAGTGACCGAAACCCGCGTCAAAAACACGACCATCAACGACGCCTTAATCGTGATTTTTTTCGAGAACAGTACCGATTCCAACGACAATATCAAAACGCAAACGACGGGCTTAGCTAAGGCAGTCCGCTACCTCAAGCGCCACCAGCACCTGACGACCGCCAATGCGCTGGGCTACTCGAATGGTGGCCTGATTTGGAGCCGCTACCTCGCTGGGTTGAGCACTGATAATCCGTTAAGCGTACACGACTTGATGGTTATCGGCACCCCGTTTTTGGGTACCGATGCGGAAAATCCAGATAAAACGTTGTATGACCCGTTGCTCGACCATAAAGCCGCCTTCAAAAAGTTACACGCCGTCATTAATGTCGCCGGCGATACTGGGGATGGCAACGACGACATCGTCCCACTCAGCAGTGTTAACGCGGGTGGCAAGTTGTTCATGAATAACGTCACGCGCTACACCGCCATGACCGTCAACCAGAAATCCATCAGTCACGGTGACTTATTGCATGAAGCCTACGTGGCGCGTCTCATTCGGCAAAACCTCATTAACCAATAAATCGTCGCTCATCACATTCAGTATCAACTAAAAAACAAGCCGAACACGGTTAGTCAACTTCAGCTAAAGTTGGCAACCGTGTTCGGCTTGTTTTGTTTTAGAGACACAACCATTATTACGCATGTGCTAGGTAACTTGTCATGAATCATGGTTAAATTATGTCATTTCTTAAGTTCAAAAGCCGCCAGCCTAGACCCGCTGGAAACAGTGCGAGTTAGCGTGAACCTGCTGTTGTAGCGACGTCCTACGCCGGCTTCCAGGCATTCTGGGCAATGGCCGTAACGTGGTGGACACAGATTTAAGCCGACAACCCACGTCTTAAATACTGGTCTTTCACGCTGGCTGCGATATGGACGAAACGTGTTCAGGTCAGACTGGGACTTCCGGTTAGCTACGCCAGAACGCCAAGCGGAAATGCACCGCTTAACGCTCTAGCTAGGCTAATCCTCAGTCCCAACCCGTCTGAACCTCACACTCTGAGAAGCACTTGGCCTTGCCCAGAATACCTTCCAGCCGGGATGGTATTCGAAAGGCAGACATGTGCGAACTCAACTTTTTGTTGGATTAGTCGTTGGTTCCTTGGTACACGGGGACTTTGATATTGAACTGTCAGATTAGTTTCTAATGATAACTAAGCTTCCTAACCCATGCTTTAACTTTTCGAATCAACAGTTTCACTGAATTTGTCAAAACTTTCCCTAGTCGTTTGAGATAGCAAAGTCTCGAATTCCAAACGATGGCAATTTAATCAACTCATTTCAAGACTAATGTCCGTTGAATCTTGCGAATAAAATTTAACTGATTTTTTCAGTAATTAAGTGTGATAAAGCATTATTGACGACAATTAAAAGTTTGCCTGAAGGACCAGTCACTTAATATTCAGTGGTCAATTGTACCCAGATAGGTGGTCGTTCATCCGCCATTCGAACGGCTTCCCGACTGGAGGGGCTGGCTGACAATGCTCAAGGGCGAAGTTCTTCTTGTCCGGGTGGGTTTCCCGGGCTAGAAGAAGACTCGTATTTGAAATTGCGCAGTGGGTTTCTGCGTGAGTTCAAATCGATGTCCGCCCTGTTCCAGCGTTGTCAGCCAGCCCCGGAGGTCGGACTAAGACGTCCATTGGCTGACGAACAGGACGCCAACTTGGCATGATTTAACCATCTTTGATGCTAAAGAATAACTAGCACAACGCGCTTCAAGGCACTAGCTCCCGATTTAAGAGTTCGCCGTCGCCACAAAGCGTGCTAGTTCGTCTGTTGACATGCCGGCACTTACGCCGACTAGTAGTTTGATCCGTGCTTTTTGACCATTCAAGCCTTGGCAGAAAATCACACCCATCTGCTTCAATTGCACGCCGCCACCCTCATAAGCGTAAACGTCTTGTGCAATTCCGTTAAAGCACCGTGAAACGAGCACGACTGGAATCTGCATATCCAAGAGTTTTTGAACCGCTGGCAAGGTTGCCGGTGGTAAGTTACCAGCACCTAGCGCCTCAATCACGACTCCGTGCGTCGTTGGTTGTGCGATGGCATCAAATAATTCTGGCCCCATCCCGGCATAGGCTTTAATTAAGAAGACATTGTCAGTGACGCTTTGAATCGGGCAGACCGTTGAACGCAGTAGTGATTCGAAGAAGACCACGCCTTTATTGGCAACTAATCCGATTGGTCCAAAAGTGGGTGTCCGGAAAGTGGCCACGTTGGTCGTGTGGGTCTTCGTCACGTAACGGGCCGAGTGAATCTCATCGTTCATCACGACGAGCACGCCCTTTTCGGCCGCATCTGGCGTGCTAGCTGTCTGAATCGCTGTTTCTAAATTATGCAACCCGTCCGACCCGATTTCATTGGCCGAGCGCATCGCACCGGTAATCACGACTGGTAGCTCATTCGGTAACGTTAAATCCAAAAAATAAGCCGTTTCTTCTAATGTATCCGTTCCATGCGTAACCACCACGCCATCCACGCCTTCGTGGGCCGCTTTATCGATGCGTTGCTTCAGTTGCAACATCCGTGCAGGCGTAATGTGGGGTGAAGGAACATTGAAGACATCTTCAGTTTCCAACTCAATATCGGCACCGAATGACGATTGATAATTGTCCAACGGATTTTCTGCACCGGGCGTCACGTTGCCAGCTTCATCCGCCGACATGGCAATCGTACCACCGGTATGTAGTACCAAAATTTTTTTCACGTTAGCTCCTCCTGTCTTATCATGTGCGGATCATCCGCAGCTTCAGTGTGAACTACTCGGCCATAAATGACCGAGCTTCTAGGAACACCGCTGACTTACACCTTAGTGGCTAGCACTATAGTGAAGCGGTTACGGCTATTTACTAAGGCGCGTTCCGCGCCTAATTAGTCAGTTAAGCGCTTAAGATATTCTTAGCCGCGTTGATGTCTCGATCGTGGCTAATACCACAATGAGGACACGTCCACTCACGAATATCTAAGGTGTGTTTACCATCATCATAACCGCAATTAGAACAAATTTGCGATGTTTTACGAGGATTAACAGTGACTAGCTGTTTTCCGTACCAAGCACATTTGTATTCCAATTGAGACCGCAATGTTCGCCAACTCTGGTTAGCAATTGCCCTGGCAAGCTTGTGATTTTTAAGAAGATTTTTGGTTTTCAAATCTTCAATCTTGATCACATCGTACTGCGCAATGAGTTGCTTACTAAGGTGATGCAGGTAGTTGTTGCGTTGGTTAGCGATCCGCTCATTGTACTTAGCTACCATGCGCTTCGCTTTCAGATAATTCTTGAAATCAGAAAGTTCTCTAGGTTCAATCACTTTATTATGCTGATCCCAAGCAATCTCCTTTTGAGCTTGTCGTCTTCTGCGAGCCAAACGTTTCTCCCAGTAATGCTTCTTCTTAGCTAGCGCTTTATCGAACCGGATTGTGGGGTATTTAACCCCATCACTGGTAATCACTAAGTCAGCGATACCCATATCAATGCCAACTTTGCTGGTTACTTTTGGCAGTTTTTCAATTTCAGTATCGACTAATAGAATTGCGTAGAATTTACCGGTTGCGGATAACCGGATTGTCACATTCGTGATGTTCCCCGAAATGACTTGGCCGCACTTAAAGCGTAAATTCCCTAGTTTAGGTAACTTGAGACGATTGGCACTGATCACCTGAATATTGTGATTCACAGAATTACATTGATAACTCTGTTTTGGAAACTTGCGTGATTTGAATTTTGGAAAGCCCTGATGTTCTTTGAAAAATTTTTGATAAGCATGGTGTAGGTCGCGGCTGACATGTAATAGAGAGGTTGATTCTGCCGCTTTTAGGAATGTGAACTCTTGCTTTAAAGCTTTGATGAGGTAGTTCATGTCAAATTCATTGACGTATCGACCGCCGTTTGCATAACGCTGTTTCTGCATCGCTAGCAATTGATTCCAGACGAACCGACAGTAACCAAAATTAGCAATGATTTTAGCCCGCTGTTGTGAATTGGGATAGATCCGAGTTTTAACGGCCTTCAAAGTCATCGATTTCCACCTCCTGATGTCGTTGATCATCAATGTATTTGGCTACCGCTGCTTGATTAGTGGTGCCAATACTTTCCACATAGTAACTAGACGACCACAAGTGGCGATCAGCCTTTTTCCAGTAGTCGCGCTGTAATTCAGGGCATTCGCGGAATAGCCGCCAAGCGCTGATGCCTTTTAACCATCTAACAATATTAGTAACCGATAATTTAGGTGGCGCGCTTATCAGTAGGTGAATATAGTCATCTTTATCAATTTCCATGTGATCAATACTAAATCCATATTTTGACGCAATTTCCTGTAATACTCGCTTCAATACAACCTCAACGTTTCCCTTGAGAACGTGGTTGCGGTATTTAGTACCCCAGATGACATGGTAGTTAAGATTGTAAACGGATGTTCTACCATAGGTTAGTACGTTGGTGTCTTTCATACCAGTATTATAACACTTCTGGGAATTAACCATGTGCAAAACGACACGCGATTCATCACGTCCTTGAAAGAACGGGTTTCCTCGCTAAATCTCAAAAATTATTTTAGGCCTGCCATCTTAGAATTGCAATCCGCCCTCACCGCTTCTTCATGTCAACTTCCTTAGATTCTCATATAACGTATCCTCACAACGAACACCACCTAAAAAAGATCGCCACTGATTCGTTAGTCAGTTAGTTACTTAGTTACTGAGTGACTAACTTTTGACCGGATTAACTAACCTCAAGTTGGCCAAATCATCAACCAATCGCTAAATTCCGCTAATTATTTTGTCGTGCTAATCCCCCGTCATAGCTGACTTTTCACCCGCAAGCGGCTATCAAAAGACAAATTATGTTTGACAGAATAGCTAGTTGCCTTTATAGTTAGTTACATAAGTAATTAACCAAATAACAAACTAACAACCCAAAAGGAGTTTTACAAAATGACAACGACACCGATTATGACTGTCAACGACCTGCACAAAACGTATGGTAAGGCCGGCAGCAAACAATACGAAGCCTTGAAGGGCATCGACTTCAACGTCCAACCAGGCGAATTTGTCGGCATCATGGGGGCCTCTGGTTCCGGGAAGACCACGCTGCTGAACATGCTAGCCACTTTAGACCAACCAACTAGTGGTGAAGTCACGATTCGCCAGCAACCCATCACCCATTTAAAAGGCAATCAACTGGCCGATTTTCGTTCCAAGGAGATTGGGTTCATCTTCCAAGACTTCAACTTATTAGAAACGATGACGGCTTATGAAAACATCGCCTTGCCGCTGTCATTGCAAAATACGCCTAGCAAGCAAATCAAACCGGCCGTCGAAAAAGTAGCCCAACAGTTAGGTATTCAAGAATTTCTCACGAATTATCCAAACGAACTCTCTGGTGGTCAAAAGCAACGGGTCGCAGCGGCACGGGCCCTCATCAATGATCCTGCAATTCTCTTTGGTGATGAACCGACCGGCGCACTAGATTCCAAGTCCGCGCGGGAATTGCTTGATTTATTTACCAAAATCAACCAGGAACGGGCCGTCTCAATTCTGTTGGTAACTCACGACCCCTTCTCAGCTAGCTTCTGCCAACGGATCCTGTTCATCAAAGACGGACAGATTGGACAAGAACTGAAACGGGGAACGGCCAGTCGGAGCGACTTTTATCAACAAGTGCTTGATAACCTCGGGACGTTTGAACAATAAGCGAAATTAATCAAAAGGAGTTTTATCACGATGTTAACTAAACTTGCCATGACCGGGTTCAAACACCGCTGGCGCGATTATCTGGTCCTATTTTCAGGATTGATCATGTCCAGTGCGATCTTCTACATGTTTGAAGCCCTCGCCACCAACAACGCGTTCTTAAAACAAAACACCAGCATCGGTATGGTCGGCTTTATCTTCCAATTCGGCTCAGTCTTACTGACGATTATCACGTTAGTCTATATCGGCTATGCCAATTCATTTTTACTCAGCATGCGCAAACGCGACTACGGCCTCTTTATGATGGTCGGTGCGCGTAAAAGCAAAATCGGGCAGCTGATTTGGCTCGAAACCTTACTGGTCGGCGTTACTGCGACCATTGTCGGAATTTTAGTCGGAACTGCCCTGACTGCCGGCGTAAGTCAAATCCTAATCAACAGTTTAGGCCTGACGCTACACCGCTTTGCCGCTTGGTACGCACCCGCCGCACTCGTCACGATTCTCTTGTACGTCGGTTTATTCCTGATTGCCGGCGTCTTCAACCTGATTGCCTTGACTCGGACCCCTGCTTTGAAGCTGCTCCATAGTAACGACCAACCCAACCGACCGCAACTCAAACCAATGCGGCAATTGCTCGAAGTCATCGTGGGCTTGATTTCCATTGCGATTGGTTACTGGGCCATGGCTAACTTGGAAACACTCGTGCTGGCTGGTATCGGTATTGCCCTAGTCACCATCGTTTTAGGCACGTACCTGCTATTTAACGCCATCTTCGTTTGGCTAATGGTCGCCCTGAAACGGTTCAAGTTCGCACAACGGGGCTTAAACGGCTTCACGCTTTCTCAGCTGAGTTTTCGCATCCGTAATTACACTAAGATGCTATCGATCGTCGCCATGTTATTCGCACTGGCACTGGGTGC encodes:
- a CDS encoding alpha/beta hydrolase, which codes for MPKKVIWGLIACGLFLLMIIGLGLTTQIHQDQTNHVVTKQKRPLIMIGGSSSSLTDFDDIIRSLNKTDRHPLIRVTVTADQQLKVTETRVKNTTINDALIVIFFENSTDSNDNIKTQTTGLAKAVRYLKRHQHLTTANALGYSNGGLIWSRYLAGLSTDNPLSVHDLMVIGTPFLGTDAENPDKTLYDPLLDHKAAFKKLHAVINVAGDTGDGNDDIVPLSSVNAGGKLFMNNVTRYTAMTVNQKSISHGDLLHEAYVARLIRQNLINQ
- a CDS encoding asparaginase: MKKILVLHTGGTIAMSADEAGNVTPGAENPLDNYQSSFGADIELETEDVFNVPSPHITPARMLQLKQRIDKAAHEGVDGVVVTHGTDTLEETAYFLDLTLPNELPVVITGAMRSANEIGSDGLHNLETAIQTASTPDAAEKGVLVVMNDEIHSARYVTKTHTTNVATFRTPTFGPIGLVANKGVVFFESLLRSTVCPIQSVTDNVFLIKAYAGMGPELFDAIAQPTTHGVVIEALGAGNLPPATLPAVQKLLDMQIPVVLVSRCFNGIAQDVYAYEGGGVQLKQMGVIFCQGLNGQKARIKLLVGVSAGMSTDELARFVATANS
- a CDS encoding RNA-guided endonuclease TnpB family protein, which codes for MTLKAVKTRIYPNSQQRAKIIANFGYCRFVWNQLLAMQKQRYANGGRYVNEFDMNYLIKALKQEFTFLKAAESTSLLHVSRDLHHAYQKFFKEHQGFPKFKSRKFPKQSYQCNSVNHNIQVISANRLKLPKLGNLRFKCGQVISGNITNVTIRLSATGKFYAILLVDTEIEKLPKVTSKVGIDMGIADLVITSDGVKYPTIRFDKALAKKKHYWEKRLARRRRQAQKEIAWDQHNKVIEPRELSDFKNYLKAKRMVAKYNERIANQRNNYLHHLSKQLIAQYDVIKIEDLKTKNLLKNHKLARAIANQSWRTLRSQLEYKCAWYGKQLVTVNPRKTSQICSNCGYDDGKHTLDIREWTCPHCGISHDRDINAAKNILSA
- the tnpA gene encoding IS200/IS605 family transposase, whose translation is MKDTNVLTYGRTSVYNLNYHVIWGTKYRNHVLKGNVEVVLKRVLQEIASKYGFSIDHMEIDKDDYIHLLISAPPKLSVTNIVRWLKGISAWRLFRECPELQRDYWKKADRHLWSSSYYVESIGTTNQAAVAKYIDDQRHQEVEIDDFEGR
- a CDS encoding ABC transporter ATP-binding protein, producing the protein MTTTPIMTVNDLHKTYGKAGSKQYEALKGIDFNVQPGEFVGIMGASGSGKTTLLNMLATLDQPTSGEVTIRQQPITHLKGNQLADFRSKEIGFIFQDFNLLETMTAYENIALPLSLQNTPSKQIKPAVEKVAQQLGIQEFLTNYPNELSGGQKQRVAAARALINDPAILFGDEPTGALDSKSARELLDLFTKINQERAVSILLVTHDPFSASFCQRILFIKDGQIGQELKRGTASRSDFYQQVLDNLGTFEQ
- a CDS encoding FtsX-like permease family protein, which codes for MLTKLAMTGFKHRWRDYLVLFSGLIMSSAIFYMFEALATNNAFLKQNTSIGMVGFIFQFGSVLLTIITLVYIGYANSFLLSMRKRDYGLFMMVGARKSKIGQLIWLETLLVGVTATIVGILVGTALTAGVSQILINSLGLTLHRFAAWYAPAALVTILLYVGLFLIAGVFNLIALTRTPALKLLHSNDQPNRPQLKPMRQLLEVIVGLISIAIGYWAMANLETLVLAGIGIALVTIVLGTYLLFNAIFVWLMVALKRFKFAQRGLNGFTLSQLSFRIRNYTKMLSIVAMLFALALGAITVGMGFHSQIPLMANANNAYDMGLVNTTKSERQQIAAMKPKTTHTYHFKATKKVTYYRAAEFNQQPFTTIKMQNKHQLDYQPVQNNAAKLQKSFDNYQLTQLQGGTMAATTPVFLSETAYAKLAQPEQRLTVFTTNSVLEHRSALAKLAKEHFHTTNPEQYGGRYAMYQLVNSMYSGLEFIGMFLGIAFLAMLASCLMFKILSGAATDQHRYAMLDKVGTTRRQLTGAINKKIAVLFILPGIVGIVHVLFGLQMFKIIMVTSPYTGIWLPFLIFAGLYLLYYLMTITIYRRIVLE